The Pogona vitticeps strain Pit_001003342236 chromosome 3, PviZW2.1, whole genome shotgun sequence genome includes a window with the following:
- the DYNLT3 gene encoding dynein light chain Tctex-type 3 isoform X1, which translates to MEEFHPHNDEVMTFNTEEAHNIIKDCIEGILGKVDYSHDSVNQWTAAIVEQALTQLVKLGKTYKYIVTCAVMQKCGAGLHTASSCFWDTTTDGTCTVRWENRTMNCVVNIFAVAIIL; encoded by the exons ATGGAGGAGTTTCACCCCCATAACGACGAGGTA ATGACTTTTAATACTGAAGAAGCCCACAATATTATTAAAGAT tgcataGAAGGCATTCTGGGCAAGGTAGATTACAGTCATGACAGTGTCAATCAGTGGACTGCAGCCATTGTAGAACAAGCTTTAACACAGTTGGTGAAACTGGGGAAAACTTACAAATACATTG TAACCTGTGCGGTGATGCAGAAATGTGGAGCTGGTCTACACACAGCCAGCTCATGTTTCTGGGATACCACAACTGATG GCACCTGCACAGTTAGATGGGAAAACCGAACCATGAACTGCGTTGTCAACATTTTCGCTGTAGCCATTATCCTGTAG
- the DYNLT3 gene encoding dynein light chain Tctex-type 3 isoform X2, with protein MEEFHPHNDEMTFNTEEAHNIIKDCIEGILGKVDYSHDSVNQWTAAIVEQALTQLVKLGKTYKYIVTCAVMQKCGAGLHTASSCFWDTTTDGTCTVRWENRTMNCVVNIFAVAIIL; from the exons ATGGAGGAGTTTCACCCCCATAACGACGAG ATGACTTTTAATACTGAAGAAGCCCACAATATTATTAAAGAT tgcataGAAGGCATTCTGGGCAAGGTAGATTACAGTCATGACAGTGTCAATCAGTGGACTGCAGCCATTGTAGAACAAGCTTTAACACAGTTGGTGAAACTGGGGAAAACTTACAAATACATTG TAACCTGTGCGGTGATGCAGAAATGTGGAGCTGGTCTACACACAGCCAGCTCATGTTTCTGGGATACCACAACTGATG GCACCTGCACAGTTAGATGGGAAAACCGAACCATGAACTGCGTTGTCAACATTTTCGCTGTAGCCATTATCCTGTAG
- the DYNLT3 gene encoding dynein light chain Tctex-type 3 isoform X3, protein MTFNTEEAHNIIKDCIEGILGKVDYSHDSVNQWTAAIVEQALTQLVKLGKTYKYIVTCAVMQKCGAGLHTASSCFWDTTTDGTCTVRWENRTMNCVVNIFAVAIIL, encoded by the exons ATGACTTTTAATACTGAAGAAGCCCACAATATTATTAAAGAT tgcataGAAGGCATTCTGGGCAAGGTAGATTACAGTCATGACAGTGTCAATCAGTGGACTGCAGCCATTGTAGAACAAGCTTTAACACAGTTGGTGAAACTGGGGAAAACTTACAAATACATTG TAACCTGTGCGGTGATGCAGAAATGTGGAGCTGGTCTACACACAGCCAGCTCATGTTTCTGGGATACCACAACTGATG GCACCTGCACAGTTAGATGGGAAAACCGAACCATGAACTGCGTTGTCAACATTTTCGCTGTAGCCATTATCCTGTAG